In Festucalex cinctus isolate MCC-2025b chromosome 21, RoL_Fcin_1.0, whole genome shotgun sequence, one genomic interval encodes:
- the LOC144010583 gene encoding uncharacterized protein LOC144010583 produces the protein MKLKGAPWRRDARAASASYRRHADEAERRRRHGQVRYQPLLEQEVEEEKRSKREKRQRVGKKVSKALRSTWKCLMLGLYNLAAVYSAPASVAAAFVPDFSPARNTP, from the exons ATGAAGCTGAAAGGAGCGCCATGGCGGCGGGACGCCCGGGCGGCCTCGGCCTCGTACCGCCGACACGCGGACGAGGCCGAGCGGCGCCGACGGCACGGGCAGGTGCGCTACCAGCCGCTGCTCGAGCAGGaagtggaggaggagaagaggagCAAGAGGGAGAAGCGCCAACGGGTCGGCAAG AAGGTGTCCAAAGCGCTGCGCTCCACGTGGAAGTGTCTGATGTTGGGCCTGTACAATTTGGCTGCCGTCTACTCCGCACCCGCCAGCGTCGCTGCCGCCTTCGTGCCCGACTTCAGCCCGGCCAGGAACACACCTTGA